One Novipirellula caenicola genomic window carries:
- a CDS encoding PSD1 and planctomycete cytochrome C domain-containing protein produces the protein MTTNIPPCCPTFGSISMRENHFASIRYVAALAFVLVGGSFAFADRPLRFNRDVRPILSDKCFACHGPDAETVEGGLRLDLRDEAIEASGAIVPGNASDSEFVRRIVSDEPDERMPPPESHKHLDASEITLLRRWIDEGAIYEPHWAYVPLVRPTLPASPDDAATPHVIDRFIARRLSEETVQPVPQADRVTLIRRLSFDLTGLPPTLDEVNAFVNDTSDDAYEKLVDRLLRSPRYGERMAIYWLDLVRYADTVGYHGDQDVSQSPYRDYVIKAFNANMPYDQFVREQLAGDLLPSPTIDQLVASGYNRLNQTTEEGGAQAKEYLSIYFADRVRNVSQVFMGATVGCAQCHDHKYDPYTARDFYSLGAFFADLEERGVYSARSRPPSIRVPRESDLEKIEAIDRRIASVTSEQQSLRQTLISSQPQWEAEAIDQLSENTEVETVWIDDAQDTGGNSDGDWTFVSSELAPVHSGTASRRQSSEGLVQHFFLGAKKSAKVSADTRFFVWVYLDPKNPPESIMLQWNDGQWDHRAVWGSDAISYGRRTESWAGYQRRGELPETGKWVRLEVDANQVGLTEQKPVVGMAFTQFGGLVYWDKAGWIAKAGIPQPVADALQISAHDRNETQAAAVREYYLANSPPVIELEERLKRLQAERTAIEESSPMTLISKSVTPRTIRVQPRGNWMDDSGEIVEPAIPAFLGKLETNGRATRLDLANWLCRSDNVLTSRTMVNRLWYLMFGRGICSSVDDFGGQGTFPSYPDLLDWLAVEFVESGWDIKHILSMIVTSETYRRSSRPTEQLRKLDPYNELFARQGRFRIDAEMVRDNALAISGLLVEQIGGKSVKPYQPEGYYAQLNFPRRTYVADQGSDQYRRGVYTHWQRTFLHPMLKAFDAPSREECTAARAKSNTPLQALSLLNDPTFVEAARVFATRIMRESGPAVDQRIEWAYRTTLSREPETEVASELRQIYDKHLAHYRDNQDEALMLISEGNAAVATDLPAAELAAWTSVARVLLNLHETMMRY, from the coding sequence ATGACGACCAATATCCCGCCTTGCTGCCCCACCTTCGGATCCATCTCGATGCGTGAAAATCATTTCGCCAGCATCCGTTACGTTGCTGCTTTAGCCTTCGTATTGGTTGGCGGATCGTTTGCATTCGCCGACCGACCGCTGCGATTTAATCGGGACGTGCGTCCGATTTTGTCTGACAAATGTTTTGCCTGCCACGGCCCTGACGCGGAAACGGTCGAAGGCGGATTGCGATTGGATTTGCGTGACGAGGCGATCGAAGCGAGCGGTGCGATCGTGCCCGGCAACGCGTCGGACAGCGAGTTTGTTCGCCGGATCGTTTCGGATGAACCCGACGAACGAATGCCGCCGCCGGAATCTCACAAACATCTTGACGCATCCGAGATAACATTGCTGCGTCGCTGGATTGACGAAGGAGCCATCTACGAGCCGCATTGGGCGTACGTCCCGCTGGTTCGTCCGACGCTACCAGCGTCACCGGATGACGCGGCGACACCGCACGTGATTGATCGGTTCATTGCCAGACGGTTATCCGAAGAAACGGTCCAGCCTGTGCCGCAAGCAGACCGCGTTACTTTGATTCGGCGATTGTCGTTTGATTTGACGGGACTTCCCCCTACGCTTGACGAAGTCAACGCGTTCGTCAACGACACGAGTGACGATGCTTACGAAAAGCTCGTCGACCGCTTGCTGCGTTCGCCACGCTATGGCGAGCGAATGGCAATCTATTGGTTGGATCTAGTTCGCTATGCCGATACCGTCGGATACCACGGGGACCAGGACGTTTCACAATCCCCGTACCGCGATTATGTCATCAAGGCGTTTAACGCCAACATGCCCTATGACCAATTTGTCCGAGAACAATTAGCAGGCGATCTGCTTCCAAGTCCCACGATCGACCAGCTTGTCGCTTCGGGCTATAACCGATTGAATCAGACAACCGAAGAGGGTGGAGCTCAGGCCAAGGAATACCTTTCGATCTACTTTGCCGATCGAGTTCGCAACGTATCGCAGGTGTTCATGGGAGCCACCGTAGGGTGTGCCCAGTGTCACGACCATAAATACGATCCCTATACCGCACGCGACTTTTACTCGCTGGGCGCCTTCTTCGCCGATCTGGAAGAACGCGGCGTTTATAGCGCCCGTAGTCGCCCCCCAAGCATTCGCGTGCCACGTGAATCGGATCTTGAAAAGATCGAAGCGATCGATCGACGCATCGCAAGCGTCACGTCCGAGCAACAGTCGCTTCGCCAAACCCTGATTTCGTCCCAGCCACAATGGGAAGCCGAAGCGATTGACCAGTTGTCCGAAAATACCGAAGTCGAAACGGTGTGGATTGATGACGCACAAGACACCGGAGGCAACAGCGACGGCGATTGGACGTTCGTCTCCTCCGAATTGGCACCGGTGCACAGCGGCACTGCCTCGCGGCGTCAATCCAGTGAAGGATTGGTCCAGCATTTCTTTCTCGGTGCGAAGAAGTCGGCCAAGGTTTCTGCCGACACGCGGTTTTTCGTCTGGGTCTACCTCGATCCCAAAAATCCTCCTGAATCGATCATGCTGCAGTGGAACGATGGCCAATGGGATCATCGTGCGGTGTGGGGAAGTGATGCGATTTCCTACGGCCGACGAACCGAATCGTGGGCCGGGTACCAACGACGCGGCGAGCTGCCGGAAACCGGCAAATGGGTGCGGCTCGAAGTGGACGCGAATCAGGTGGGCTTAACCGAACAGAAACCTGTCGTTGGTATGGCGTTCACTCAATTCGGAGGCCTCGTTTACTGGGACAAAGCCGGCTGGATCGCCAAAGCAGGCATTCCCCAACCAGTCGCCGATGCTCTTCAAATTTCTGCCCATGATCGCAATGAGACTCAAGCCGCAGCAGTTCGAGAGTATTACCTTGCCAATTCACCGCCGGTCATCGAGCTTGAAGAACGCCTAAAGCGTCTTCAGGCCGAGCGGACCGCGATCGAAGAATCATCCCCAATGACGCTGATCAGCAAATCGGTCACGCCGCGAACCATTCGAGTTCAGCCTCGAGGCAATTGGATGGACGATTCAGGCGAGATCGTCGAGCCTGCGATCCCAGCGTTCCTGGGCAAACTTGAAACCAATGGACGCGCAACGCGACTCGATTTGGCTAATTGGCTTTGTCGCTCGGACAACGTTTTGACATCGCGTACGATGGTCAATCGACTTTGGTACTTAATGTTTGGACGTGGGATTTGCTCTAGTGTCGATGATTTTGGCGGGCAAGGAACCTTTCCCTCTTACCCCGATCTGCTGGATTGGTTGGCTGTCGAATTTGTCGAGTCGGGATGGGATATCAAACACATCCTGAGCATGATCGTCACCAGCGAAACTTATCGCCGGTCCTCTCGCCCGACCGAGCAACTGCGCAAACTCGATCCCTACAACGAACTCTTCGCTCGACAAGGTCGTTTTCGCATCGACGCGGAAATGGTACGCGACAATGCTCTGGCGATCAGCGGTTTGTTGGTCGAGCAAATCGGGGGCAAAAGCGTCAAACCCTATCAACCCGAAGGCTATTATGCGCAGCTGAATTTCCCTCGCCGCACCTATGTCGCAGACCAAGGCAGTGACCAATATCGACGAGGTGTCTACACGCATTGGCAACGAACGTTTCTGCACCCCATGCTTAAGGCGTTTGACGCGCCGAGCCGCGAGGAATGTACGGCGGCACGAGCAAAGTCCAATACGCCGCTGCAAGCGTTGTCGCTGCTGAATGACCCGACCTTTGTCGAGGCGGCACGCGTGTTTGCCACTAGAATCATGCGTGAATCGGGCCCCGCGGTGGATCAGCGAATCGAGTGGGCCTATCGAACGACGCTCTCTCGCGAACCTGAAACCGAGGTGGCAAGCGAACTGAGACAGATCTACGACAAACACCTCGCCCATTACAGGGACAATCAAGACGAGGCGTTGATGTTGATTTCCGAAGGAAACGCGGCCGTCGCTACGGATTTACCTGCGGCGGAATTAGCGGCCTGGACCAGCGTGGCTCGCGTCTTGCTGAATCTGCACGAAACGATGATGCGGTATTAA
- a CDS encoding DUF1501 domain-containing protein: protein MFPIQNEMARRTFLRRGGLGTIALTSLFRANDSAAAAPLGSGGLHHRPRIKRVIHLYMAGGPSHLETFDYKPEMAKYDGQPMPQSLTDGQPIAQLQGKSLKVMAPQHPFARHGESGLWMSSVFKHTASLADDMCVIKSMHTEQINHDPAHTFFNTGTAISGRPSMGAWVMYGLGAETQELPGFIVLTSEGGGQSQPISSRQWHSGFLPSRYQGVQMHATGNPVHYVGNPAGVGPRQQREVVDAVSRINSLRNQVLDDPEIATRISGYEMAFRMQTSVPELTDMSGEPEHIVKMYGCTPGDGSFGSNCLLARRLAERGVRFIQLYHRGWDHHGGVKNGVAKTASLVDQGTAALVNDLKQRGMLEDTLIVWGGEFGRTPMAQGSGRDHHINGFSLWMAGGGVKAGSSYGATDEFGYNAVENKVHVRDFHATMLHLLGIDHNRFSYKFQGLDFRLTGVEPAHVIHDILNT, encoded by the coding sequence ATGTTCCCGATCCAAAACGAGATGGCACGACGTACCTTCCTGCGACGAGGCGGGCTGGGGACCATCGCACTGACGTCGCTGTTTCGAGCCAACGATTCGGCCGCAGCCGCGCCACTTGGCTCTGGCGGTCTGCATCATCGCCCCCGCATCAAACGCGTCATCCATCTGTACATGGCTGGTGGACCGAGTCATCTTGAAACCTTCGATTACAAGCCGGAAATGGCCAAGTACGATGGCCAACCGATGCCGCAATCGCTGACCGACGGACAACCGATCGCTCAGTTGCAAGGCAAATCGCTAAAGGTCATGGCGCCACAGCACCCGTTTGCTCGTCATGGTGAAAGTGGATTGTGGATGTCGAGCGTCTTCAAACACACCGCCTCCCTTGCCGATGACATGTGCGTTATCAAGTCGATGCACACCGAGCAAATCAACCACGATCCCGCACACACGTTTTTCAACACTGGCACCGCCATCAGCGGGCGTCCCTCGATGGGCGCCTGGGTGATGTACGGGCTAGGTGCGGAAACGCAAGAATTGCCGGGCTTTATCGTTTTGACCAGCGAAGGCGGCGGTCAAAGTCAACCGATCAGTTCACGGCAATGGCACTCGGGATTTTTACCCAGCCGCTATCAGGGCGTGCAAATGCATGCGACCGGAAATCCGGTGCATTATGTTGGCAATCCTGCCGGCGTCGGTCCACGTCAACAGCGAGAGGTTGTCGATGCGGTCTCGCGGATCAACTCACTCCGTAACCAAGTGCTGGATGATCCCGAAATTGCGACACGGATCAGCGGATATGAAATGGCATTTCGGATGCAGACGTCTGTGCCCGAGTTGACCGATATGTCTGGCGAACCCGAACACATCGTTAAAATGTATGGCTGCACGCCGGGGGACGGTTCGTTTGGAAGTAATTGTTTGTTAGCCCGCCGCTTGGCCGAACGAGGCGTGCGGTTTATCCAGCTGTATCATCGCGGATGGGATCACCATGGCGGTGTCAAAAACGGAGTGGCAAAAACCGCGTCGTTGGTCGATCAAGGAACCGCAGCACTGGTCAATGATTTGAAACAGCGCGGGATGCTCGAAGACACGTTGATTGTGTGGGGAGGCGAGTTCGGACGCACACCAATGGCTCAAGGCAGCGGTCGTGACCACCACATCAACGGATTCTCGCTATGGATGGCAGGCGGAGGTGTTAAAGCCGGCAGCAGCTATGGCGCGACCGACGAATTCGGCTACAACGCAGTCGAAAACAAAGTTCATGTTCGCGATTTCCACGCCACGATGCTGCATTTGCTGGGAATCGACCACAATCGGTTCAGCTACAAATTCCAAGGCCTCGACTTTCGGCTGACTGGCGTCGAACCCGCTCACGTGATCCACGACATTTTAAATACGTGA